Genomic segment of Streptosporangium sp. NBC_01755:
CGTCGGCCGTCACCTCGTGGAGAAGGAGCGCGGCAACGGTGAGGGCGACGACGAAGACCGCGGGCAACCAGCGCGGTACGGCTCGGATACCCGGGATCCGAGGCGGGGCAGGCCGGCGTTCACCGCGGCGCGGCTCACCTGCCTGGGTGACATGTGCGGGTGGCGGTGGGCTCGGCGCGTGACCCCGCGCCGGTGACGTCGTCTCCATGAGCGCAAGCATGATGACGCCCGTCCCCCGGACGACTCCGGACGCAGGCTTTCGGTGGTTTTCTTGCCAGTCCTTTATGTGAGGCCAGGGACGGGCTGTTTGGACTTCCAGCTGATATTCCCGCCAGAGAAAATCACCTTTATCTCAAAAGTAGTCCTCTAGACCAATATTGGAGCGAAAACCCTTTTTGTAAAGAAATCGCCGTTATTCAAATATCATTTCCGGCGTAACCTCGGCGTGCTTGTCTCTTTTCTGGTCGCTACTCCGTCCCGGGCGGAGATGTACACCCCAGAAAGTGCCCGGGAGGTCACATATGCCACAGAACCCAGACGACGCCGGGAAGGCCGGCTGCAGACGACGGTCGCCGCTGACCGTGCCGATCCGTTTCCGAACCGGTGTCCTCGCCGCGATCAGCCTGCTCTGTGCCGCCTGGAGTCCGGTCCCCGGCACCGGCGCGGAAAGCGGCACCGTGACCGGCAAGGCACGGGAATCGGTCACCGCCGTGGACACCGACGTCCGGCACCGCGGCGACGCCGCCGAGCGGGCCAAGCGGAAGATCATCGCGAACGCGTCCCCCCGCTCCCGGGCGCACCGCGCGGACTGCCCGCCGACCTCGGTCATCTGCCTGGAGAACAACCTTCCCGGCAACCCGTCCAGCGAGTGGAACATCCCCGGAGGCGGCAGCACCGACATCCAGGGATACGTGACCAACATGAGTGTCAACAAGGGGGAGATCGCCCAGTTCAAGGTGAACACCCAGTCAAGCGACTATCGCGTGGACATCTATCGCATCGGGTACTACGGCGGCATGGGCGCGCGGAAGGTGACGACGGTCCAGCCCTCGGTCCCGCTGCCCCAGGCCCAACCGGACTGCTTCACCCAGGCGGCGACCGGGCTGGTCGACTGCGGGACCTGGGCGGTGTCCGCCTCGTGGGCCGTGCCGGCCGACGCGGTCTCCGGGGTCTACATCGCGAATCTGATCCGGGAGGACGGGGTGAGCGGCGCCAGCCAGATGATATTCGTGGTCCGAGACGACGACCGCGGATCGGAGATCCTGCTGCAGACCTCCGACGCCACCTGGCAGGCGTACAACAGATACGGCAACAGCAGCCTGTACTCCTCCTCCATCTCACCGGCCGGACGGGCCTACAAGGTCAGTTACAACCGGCCGTTCATCACCCGCATCTCCGGCTGCTGCGGCGGTTCGGTGGAGAGCTGGTTCTTTGACTCCGAGTACCCCATGATCAGGTGGATCGAGGCCAACGGCTACGACGTCAGCTACACCAGCAACGTCGACACCGCGACGCGCGGCTCGGAGATTCTCGAACACAAGCTCTTCGTGTCCTCCGGCCATGACGAGTACTGGTCCAACGAGATGCGGAGCAACGCCACGAGCGCCCGGGACAACGGCGTTCACCTGGCTTTCTTCTCCGGGAACGAAATTTTCTGGAAAACCCGCTGGGAGAACAGCAGTGACGGGACGAGCACCCCGTATCGAACTCTGGTCTCCTACAAGGAGACGTTGGCGAACGCCAAGATAGACCCGTCCCTCCAGTGGACCGGCACCTGGCGTGACCCGCGTTTCTCCCCGCCCTCGGACGGTGGAAGGCCGGAGAACGCCGTCACGGGGACATGGTTCAGGGTCAACGGCGTCGCCAACGACGCGATGACCGTCCCCGCCGAGTACGGCAAGATGCGCCTGTGGCGCAACACGTCCATAGCGACCCTCCCGGCAGGGCAGAAAGCTGTCTTCCCCAATGGAACGCTCGGCTACGAATGGGATGTCTCACCTGAGAACGCGGTCGAACCGACCGGCCGGGCCAGGCTTTCCGGAACACTGGTGAACCTGCCTTCCAAATACCTGGTCGACTACGGCAGCACCTACGGCGTCGGAAGCGCGACACACCACCTGACGCTTTACCGGAGCGCGAGCGGTGCGCTCGTCTTCGGCGCGGGGACCACCCAGTGGGCGTGGGGGCTGGACGCCAACCATGATCGGGCCGGCTCCCCCACGGACATCCGGATGCAGCAGGCGACGGTCAACCTCCTCGCCGACATGGGTTCCCAGCCCGCGAGCCTCCAGTCCGGCCTGGTCCCGGCCACCGCGTCGACGGACACCAGTCCGCCGACCTCGGCGATCACGAGTCCGGCGAGTGGAGCCTCCGGCACCGCGCTGACGACCATCGTGATCCAGGGAACGGCCGCCGACACCGGAGGGGGCGTCGTGGCCGACGTCGAGGTCTCGGTCGACGACGGCACCAGCTGGCTTCCGGCGACGGGCCGGGAGAACTGGAAGTACCGCTGGACACCCTTGAGTTCTGGAACCTTCACGGTCGCGGTTCGAGCGGTTGACGACATCGGCAACCTCCAGGAGATCCCGACCACGATCACGGTTACCGTGGACCCGTCGTGCAGCGCCTGCACTCTCTGGCCGCCCAGCACCGTGCCCGCCACCGCCTCGACAGCCGACGCCAACGCGGTCGAGGTCGGGGTGAAATTCCGGACCACGTTCGCGGGCGTCATCAGGGGCATCCGGTTCTACAAGGGCCCGGCCAACACGGGGACGCACATCGGCAACCTATGGAGCTCGAGTGGGCAGCTCCTGGCGAGCGCGACCTTCACCGACGAGACGGCGTCCGGCTGGCAACAGGTGAACTTCGCAACGCCTATCACAGTAACCGCAGATACCAGCTATATCGCCTCCTACCACACGGTTCCCGGAGGTTACTCGATAACACGCCCATATTTCTCATTGCCCTACGCGCATGGCCCGTTCGTCGCACCGGCGAGCGCGGCATCGGGCGGTAACGGCGTTTACACCTACGGCGCGACAAGCAGCTTCCCGACCAGCACCTACCAATCCACCAACTACTGGGTCGACGTGCTGTTCGTGCCGGCTAGAAGTCTGTGGGACGACCAGACGATCCCGCCGGTCGCCTCTCAGGCCGACAACCGCGCCATCGTGGTCGGCGTCAAGTTCAAACCGCTGACGAGCGGCACCATCACGGGCATCCGATTCTACAAAGGCCCGCAAAACACCGGAACCCATACTGGAAGCCTGTGGACGAGCGGCGGGCAGTCGCTCGCGAGCGCCACCTTCACCAACGAGGCGGCATCCGGCTGGCAACAGGTGAACTTCGCGACACCAGTCGCGGTAAACGCGAACACCACCTATATTGCCTCTTATCACACTATATCTGGCTATTACTCGACAGAAGCATCGTATTTTGCTGAAAGATACCAAAACGGTCCACTCCTCGCGCTCCAGAACGGCGATGAGGGCGGTAACGGCGTTTACACGTACAGCGCGACGAACACCTTCCCGACCAGCACCAGCGAGGCGACCAACTACTGGGTCGACGTGGCCTTCGTGCCGTCCGGAAGCCTGTGGGAGAACAAGGAGGTACCCGCCATCCCGTCCCAGGCCGACAGTCAGCCCGTGTCGGTCGGTGTCAAGTTCAGGGCGATGACGAGCGGCACCATCAGGGGCATCCGATTCTACAAAGGCTCGGAGAACACCGGAACCCACGTCGGAACCCTGTGGACGAGCGGCGGGCAGTCGCTCGCGAGCGCCACCTTCACCAACGAGACGGCATCCGGCTGGCAACAGGTGAACTTCGCGACACCAGTCGCGGTAAACGCGAACACCACCTATGTCGCCTCTTACCACACAGTGTCCGGGCGCTACTCGGTAACGCGCCCATATTTTTCCACGCAATACACGAACGAGCCGTTGCTGGCGCTCGCAAGTGGCGCGGAAGGCGGCAACGGCGTCTACACGTACGGCGCGACGAGCACCTTCCCGACCAGCACCTACCAGTCCACCAACTACTGGGTCGACGTGGTGTTCGACGCCGATTAGCGTGACGGTGAACCGGCGCGTGTGACGCCGTCGCCGGTCACCACCTCAGCGCATCGGGCCTGTCGGCCACGATGCGGAAAGGCGCGATCTCCGGGCTCAAGATGAACCCGGAGATCGCGCCTTTCCGCCCCCGATATCAGCCCTGATCGCGGAATCGAATGCCGCAGGCTTCGACATCGCTTTTCCGAACCACCTTGTCGATCTTGGTCATTTCAAGTCGCCTGGAATCTCATAAACGGCGTAGTCGCCCGACGTGAAACGTAGGTTCGCATAGTCATCGACCTTCCGTTCCGGATCCATCCGGCGTTTGTCGGCGAAAAGCCAGCGCACTCCATATCGTTCTCCCAGGAGCAGGACCGACTCCCGCGAGGGCGCGAGGAACACCGCGTCATTCGATCGGACTCGCTCACCGTCCCAGAACGGCTGGTTTTCCAGCACCGTGCCCGGCCGCCAGCGATCCCAGTTCTTCGCGGTGTACGCCCACCCTTCGAGGAACACCCGTCGTTCGGTCAACGCCGCCACCCACGAGTGACGGCCGTCGCAGGGAACCTCGTGCCCCCAGCGGCAGTGCCCGTTCGTGGCGATCACATCGTCCGGGCCGGAATGATCCCGTAGCCACCGTCCGGCGGCCAGGGCCCCCTGCGGGATCGCCTCGGCCGCCGGCTGTCTGACCACCCCGTCCAGATCGTCTTCGGCGACGCGGTGAAGCACGGAAAGGACCCGGGTGTGCGCCGCGGCGGGCAGGCCTATGCAAGCGATCATCGTCAGGGCGAGCGCCCACCGGCTCCAGCCCCGTCTGGTGGCGATCAGGACGACGACCGTCAACAGGACGAAACCCAGCAGGACGACGTACGGCAGGTACAGGGCGGCGGTCGTCTGCCCGGGCCGCCGGGGAATCTCGACACCGCAGAGAAGCGGAATCAGGTAGGCGGCCAGCACTCCGACCCCGGCCGCCACCGCCACCGCCCCGCGCGACGCACGCGCCTGACGTACGACGACGAAGAGCCCGTAGACGGAGACGATCGCCATATAGGGGTAGGCCGCTCTGAGGAAGTAGAGCTGATTCCCATGAGCGCTTCCGAACAGGAGGACCCCCCCGAGACCGGCGGCTCCCATACTCAGCATGATCACCACAGCGGGACGCAGCAGCAGGCTCGGCCGGCTCAACAGCCCGAGCACTCCGCACCACGTGACGATCCAGCACAGCAGGTATACCGATGTGATGCCGACCGCCGTCGCCGGGGTCAAGTCGACGGCAGAGGGCCGGCCGGTCAGGTCGCCCCAGATTTTTTCCATCAGAGACAGGGGGGCAAGGGTCACCCCCTGCTGCGCGCGCCCGAAGAGGACGAATTGCGCATAGAGGAAACACATCGTGGTGATCCCCAGCGCGATGAGCGGGGATCTCGGCAACCGGCGGCTCCTGATCGCCTCCACAGCGGTCACCGCGGCCAGTCCCACCACCAGCAACGGCAGGTAGGTCGCCTTGGAACCCATCACCGCCAGGAGGAAGACCAGCAGTAGGAACCAGTTACCGGCACGGCGTGATCGTCCCTCCAGAAGATCGACGAGCAGGAGCACCACCGGTGCGAACAGAACGGCCCCGAAGGTCTGGGTCGGGCTGGTCCATGCCGCGTCCTGAATCCCTCCCCAGGTGAATATCCCGTTCGTTCCCAGATACAGGCTGGGAGCCGCCATGAACATCGCACCCAGGACAGCCGCCAGCGCGCCTGGACGCGAGCCGATGACCCGGTGCCCGAGCATGCCCACGAGGACGACGAGTGCGGCCAGCATGGGCAGCATGGCCAGCCGGAGAAGCAGAACCACCGGTTCCAGGCCGGTCACCCAGCTTCCGGCCGCCAGGTGCGCGTAGATGAACCAGTGATAGAAAAGCGGTTCCCCGGCGACCCCCGGCACCGTGGGGGGCACGTGGTGCTTCAGCTCACCGATCAGAGACAGGTGGAAGGAGCTGTCGACATGGGATGCCCCCAGCCCCGGCCAGGTGAGCGCATAAGGGCCGAAGAACGTGATCGCGCTCCAGGCGACCAGATAGACGACCGCCAGCGCCAGCGACCACGACCACCAGATGGGGGCGCCCGGGCGAGGGACCCCTCTCCAGTGTTTCCGTAGCCGGGGCACGGCGATGAACAGCGTGTACGCGCTGAGTGGCCACACCAGGACGAGCAGCGGCGCATCGACGGCCCTGGCGAAGACATAGGCGAATATTTCCAGAGAATAACCGAGTGTTAATCCGAGGGCGATCTCCTCGGCCAGAGTGCGGACACCGCCGTACAAGGCCCGGATCAGCAGCACGCCCGGGAGAGCGAGGCCCAGTGCGATATAGGCCCCAAAAACGACCATATCCCAGGCGGAGACACCATAGAAACTCAGAACGGCAGCGGTGAAGGTTCCCGCGAACGCCGTTGGCAGCCACCCTGACCTTAAAAGATGCCGCCCGCTCCGCGGTAACCTGTCTGATCGACCGGCTCTCACCGGTTCGGATGGGATCGGCACAGAACCATGAGCGGGCGAGGTTATCTCCATACGCCCTAGCCTGGTGACGCGGGCACCTCAGAGGTGTCTCGGACACGAGCTTTCGAAAATTTCTTTTCCGGTCCTTTGTGCAGGGTCCACGCCACCGCCGAGAGCACGCTTGTGACCATAAGGATCGGCATGCGCTGGCGGAATATGAGGCCGATGTTTCCCATGGTGGTGGCATAGGCGACAATGCCCGGAACAATGAACAGCAGGAGGACGAAGAGCATCCTGCGGTCGTAACACCACATCCGGCGAGCCCCCCGTACGGCACTGTAGAGAAGGAAGTACCAGATAAATGCTTCGATCTTCCCCAGCTGCAGCATCATGCTCCCCTCCGTCCAGGGGAACGGAGACAGAAGCGTGTACAGAAGTTTGGAACCGAGCGCACCCCACGGGTTACCGTCGTCCGCGAACGTCACGCCTGAATCCTGACTGGAGATGGAACGACGAACGGTATCCGACTGCCCGTACTCCAGCTGATCTTCCATCGTTTCCAGGACGCCGATGCCGGCGAAGTCGCCAAAAAAGTAAAGGGTACCGACCAGCGCCATGGCGAAGACGGTCATGATACGCGGAGACAGTGCCCTCCGGGAGCCCAGGAGGCTGAGCAGCAGAGGTGGCATGCACATGAAAACCATATAGGGCCGTACGTGCCACAACGCCCACATGAACGGTACGAGCATGAACAGCTTACGCATGTCAAAGCGTTGCATGTTCGAACAGGACAGACCGAGGCAGGCAACCACCAGGAAAACACTGAAACCGTCCTTGAACATGTCGGACGTGTGCACCAGGAATGCCGGTGTGAATGCCGAGAGGACAAGCAGTAGAAAAGCCGCTCGCTCGTCCGCGCCGAGCAGTCGCGCAAACCTGTAGATGACGATGCACAGCGCACAGGCAACGAGAGCGACGAGAGCCGTACAGGCCAGCGGGGCCTTCCCGCCGCACAGATAGATCACAATCGCGAACAGGTTGCACGGCAGGGCCACGGACTTCTGAATCTCGCCCTCTCCGGGAACGACGAAGTCAAAACCCTGCCGCCGCCATTCTTCGACGATCTCCATGGCCTTGATCTCATAGATCAGGTTGTCCCCGCCGTACCACATGCCTCCGTTTCGGATCAGCAGAACATGGATGGCCAGCCTGACCGCGAAAGCCGCCAACAGCACCGAAAGCACTCGCCCCGCCACACCCGTCTCGAAGTTCACCTGAACCAGAAACACCAAAATAATTACACAAAAAGCAACAAGAATGTATTCCATACACAATCACCTCCAGCCCGTCTCAACGTCACCCGCCGCAGGCCCCCTGGAACGCGGCATGCATCTTCGCACTCCGGAAACCTCCGGAGACCTCCGGGAATCCAGGCGCCCGCTCGGCGGCCCGACAGCGCGACCCCATGGCACCGCCTCTCTTCGAGAAGGATATGTACGATGAACTCCAAATCCTGCTGTCATCGCCTCGGATAAAACACACGGATCAGGCAGTATGACCCCGCGAACAGGTATCGGCACGACGACACGACGAGAATTTGCCTGCTTCTCACAGGTATTACCATCACTCGAGGCGGGTGGCCCGAGGCATCTCACCCTCGGATGCCACGTCATGACAGGCAGGACAACCTCCAGCATGCGCCGATCCGGCCTTCCGCCCGCAGCGCCTGGATCATGCGCAGGTAGACGATGGGAAAACATTTCGCCACCGCCGTTACGGCACCGCCCGGCAGGTCGGATTCCGGGCTAGTTTCTCCGGTGTACCCCGGCATGATTTCCACCTGATCGGCTGGAGAAAAGATGTGGAGACGGTCTATTCCACTGCCGAGGCGATCCTGCTGACCTATGGCAGCCAGGGCACACTTCTCCACTCTCATCACCGACCACCGGACACGTGCCAGACGAGCACCTGTCCGGGCGACGTGACCGAGCGCCCGAAGGAACAGATCTCTCAGGGAAGCTGACATGAGGATTCTCCACATCGGATACCGGCTCCCGCCCGAACCCGGGGGGAAAGAGCGCTACATAGAGCGGCTCGTCCACGAGCAGGCACTGCGGGGGCACACGGTGACCGTCGCCCACCGGCGTGGCGACGTCCCGCACGGCGCGCGGACGCTCCCGCCGGTGCGAACCGGCGTCAGCCGCGCCGTCTCCAGCAGATCGGACGTGGTCGCCTTCGGCATGGAGTGCGCACGGGCGCTTCGCCGCGCGCGCCGGTTCGACATCGTTCACCTGCACGGCGACCACCGTGAGGCGCTCGGTCTGGGCGCCGCCGCCCGGCGGCTCGGCATCCCCGTCGTGCTCCACGTGCACGGTGCTCTCACGGTGCGGCACCAGCGGATCATGCCGTGGGCCCTGCGCCACATCGACGGATTCGTCGTCTCCGGGGAGCGGCCCCGAGCCGGACTGCTGGCGGCCGGCATACCGGACCGGCTGATGCGGATCGTTCCCAGCGGCGTGGCCTTCGATCACCTCACCCGGCTTCGGGAGAGACATCCCGTCGAACCGGGACTGATCGTCAGCGTCGGCTCCCTGGTGAAGGTGAAGAACCACGCGCTGACCATCCATGCCTTCCACAGGCTGCGCGCCACCCGTCCTGGCGTGCGACTCGTCATCGCGGGGGACGGCCCCGAACGCGCCCGGCTTGAGCGGCTCGCCGGGATCGGCTCGGGGATCGAGTTCGCCGGGCACCTCTCCCCCGACGACGTCTACTCCCTGATGGGACGGGCCCAGATCCTCGTACACGCCTCCCACAGGTTCCCCACCATCGGGGAGGGCATTCCCACGGCTCCCATGGAGGCCCTCGCACTGGGCACCGCCGTCATCGTCTCCTCCGACTCCTCACTCGACCCGGCCATCGCGGACGAGGACGCCTACCGCGTCTTCCGCACGCAGAGCGCGGAGGACCTCCTGACCCAGCTGCGGACGGTCCTCGACGACGAGGTGCTCTGCCTGCGGCTGATGCAACGCGGTGTGCGGGCCGTCGCGGAGCACGACTGGCCGCTGGTGGCCGGCCACATCGAGAAGTGGTACGAGACGTTCCTGGCCGGACGGCCCTCTCTCTTTGCCGCGGGCGTGTCATGAGGAGCCTGCACGTCTGCGAAGTGATCAAGACGCTGGACGTGGGCGGCGCGGAGGTACTGCTTGTCGAGAGGCTGCTCGCCGCTCCCCCGACGGGCAAGCGCTACACCGTCGTATGCCTGCGGGCCTCCACTCGCGAGCTGAGCGGACGGCTGCGAGCGGCGGGCATCGGAGTCGTCGACCTCACCACCTACCCGCGCTGGTTTCGCGCGGCTCGCCTCGCGTGCGTGGTGCGAAGACTGGAACCCGACGTTCTCAACATCCACTCCCCCCTTCCCGCGTCGCTCCTGCGGCCCGTGTCCCAGCTGCTGAGTCCCCGCCCGGCCCTGATCTCGACCGTGCACAATGTGCGCTACCGGCTGCCGACGATGCTGCTCGACCGGGCGACGGGCTGGCTGGACACCCGGACCGTGGCCGTCTCTCCGCAGGTCGCCCGTGCTCGCACCGGCAGGCGCTCACGTGGCCTGTCCGTTCGCGTGCACGGCGTCCAGGTCGCGGAACAGCGCCGTTGGGCGACCCGATCGGAACAGACGAGGCGGGAGTGGAACGTCTCCCCGGACGCCTTCCTGATCGTGCACGTCGCCAACTTCCACCCGCAGAAGAACCACGAGTTGCTCGTCGAGGCCGCGGCGAGGGTCGAGGAGCGAGATCCCCGGCTCGTGTTCCTTCTCGCCGGATCCGGTCCCCTGCAGGCTCGGGTGGCCCGCCGGGTCGAGGAACTCGGCCTGGGCAACGTGCGCCTGCTCGGTCACGTGCCCGACGCCGGCCGGCTCATCGCCTCCTCCGACCTGCTGGTACTCAGTTCCTGCTACGAGGGGTTGCCCGTGGTCGTCATGGAGGCTCTCGCCGCGGGCGTGCCGGTCGTGTCCACCGCCGTGGGCGGAGTACCCGATCTGATCGAGGATCGGGTGAACGGCCTCCTCGTCCGGCCCAAAGATCCCGTTGCCCTCGCCGAGGGCATCCTGCGGGCGGCACAACCGGAGACCCACGCCCGCCTTCGCGAGGGAGCGCGGGAAAGCGCGGAACTCGTGGACATCAGCCGGGCTGCCGACTGGTTCGACCGGCTGTACGACGAGGTCTGCTCCTAGGACATGGTCAACACTCTCGGACGCGCCGTCCACCGGATGCGCCCGCCCGGCGGGCGCCAGTTGCGGACCTTCGCATCGCTGACCGCCGCCGGCCTGGGCGAGGCGGTTCTTCCCACTCTCAGCCTGATCGCCCTGGTACGCCTGACGGGAAGCGAGACATCCGGCCAGGTGGTCTTCGCCCAGTCCGTCGCGACCGTCTGGTTCCTGCTGTGCGACCCCTGTCTGGAGAACGCCGCCCAGCGGTTCGTCCCCATCGAACAGCAGCGGAGCGGACGGGGCTCCGCGCTGTTCATGCGCCTGATCCACTGGGACGTGGCGATCGGCGTGGCCGCGACCGGC
This window contains:
- a CDS encoding glycosyltransferase — protein: MRSLHVCEVIKTLDVGGAEVLLVERLLAAPPTGKRYTVVCLRASTRELSGRLRAAGIGVVDLTTYPRWFRAARLACVVRRLEPDVLNIHSPLPASLLRPVSQLLSPRPALISTVHNVRYRLPTMLLDRATGWLDTRTVAVSPQVARARTGRRSRGLSVRVHGVQVAEQRRWATRSEQTRREWNVSPDAFLIVHVANFHPQKNHELLVEAAARVEERDPRLVFLLAGSGPLQARVARRVEELGLGNVRLLGHVPDAGRLIASSDLLVLSSCYEGLPVVVMEALAAGVPVVSTAVGGVPDLIEDRVNGLLVRPKDPVALAEGILRAAQPETHARLREGARESAELVDISRAADWFDRLYDEVCS
- a CDS encoding glycosyltransferase family 4 protein; this translates as MRILHIGYRLPPEPGGKERYIERLVHEQALRGHTVTVAHRRGDVPHGARTLPPVRTGVSRAVSSRSDVVAFGMECARALRRARRFDIVHLHGDHREALGLGAAARRLGIPVVLHVHGALTVRHQRIMPWALRHIDGFVVSGERPRAGLLAAGIPDRLMRIVPSGVAFDHLTRLRERHPVEPGLIVSVGSLVKVKNHALTIHAFHRLRATRPGVRLVIAGDGPERARLERLAGIGSGIEFAGHLSPDDVYSLMGRAQILVHASHRFPTIGEGIPTAPMEALALGTAVIVSSDSSLDPAIADEDAYRVFRTQSAEDLLTQLRTVLDDEVLCLRLMQRGVRAVAEHDWPLVAGHIEKWYETFLAGRPSLFAAGVS
- a CDS encoding DUF4082 domain-containing protein encodes the protein MPQNPDDAGKAGCRRRSPLTVPIRFRTGVLAAISLLCAAWSPVPGTGAESGTVTGKARESVTAVDTDVRHRGDAAERAKRKIIANASPRSRAHRADCPPTSVICLENNLPGNPSSEWNIPGGGSTDIQGYVTNMSVNKGEIAQFKVNTQSSDYRVDIYRIGYYGGMGARKVTTVQPSVPLPQAQPDCFTQAATGLVDCGTWAVSASWAVPADAVSGVYIANLIREDGVSGASQMIFVVRDDDRGSEILLQTSDATWQAYNRYGNSSLYSSSISPAGRAYKVSYNRPFITRISGCCGGSVESWFFDSEYPMIRWIEANGYDVSYTSNVDTATRGSEILEHKLFVSSGHDEYWSNEMRSNATSARDNGVHLAFFSGNEIFWKTRWENSSDGTSTPYRTLVSYKETLANAKIDPSLQWTGTWRDPRFSPPSDGGRPENAVTGTWFRVNGVANDAMTVPAEYGKMRLWRNTSIATLPAGQKAVFPNGTLGYEWDVSPENAVEPTGRARLSGTLVNLPSKYLVDYGSTYGVGSATHHLTLYRSASGALVFGAGTTQWAWGLDANHDRAGSPTDIRMQQATVNLLADMGSQPASLQSGLVPATASTDTSPPTSAITSPASGASGTALTTIVIQGTAADTGGGVVADVEVSVDDGTSWLPATGRENWKYRWTPLSSGTFTVAVRAVDDIGNLQEIPTTITVTVDPSCSACTLWPPSTVPATASTADANAVEVGVKFRTTFAGVIRGIRFYKGPANTGTHIGNLWSSSGQLLASATFTDETASGWQQVNFATPITVTADTSYIASYHTVPGGYSITRPYFSLPYAHGPFVAPASAASGGNGVYTYGATSSFPTSTYQSTNYWVDVLFVPARSLWDDQTIPPVASQADNRAIVVGVKFKPLTSGTITGIRFYKGPQNTGTHTGSLWTSGGQSLASATFTNEAASGWQQVNFATPVAVNANTTYIASYHTISGYYSTEASYFAERYQNGPLLALQNGDEGGNGVYTYSATNTFPTSTSEATNYWVDVAFVPSGSLWENKEVPAIPSQADSQPVSVGVKFRAMTSGTIRGIRFYKGSENTGTHVGTLWTSGGQSLASATFTNETASGWQQVNFATPVAVNANTTYVASYHTVSGRYSVTRPYFSTQYTNEPLLALASGAEGGNGVYTYGATSTFPTSTYQSTNYWVDVVFDAD